TTGAGCGCGCTCCTCGGCCCTGTTATAACGCCGCCATGGCGCGCCGCCGCTTTCGGAAGATACGTCCTCCCGGATCGGCGTCCTTTCTGACCGAGCTCACGAAGCCGGCGTCCCTCCTCATCCGCCTTCCCGGCACGCCTCAGAACCACCGCTCTCCCCCCGCCTGACTCCGGCGACCGGTCCGGTGTCCGGCGGTCCCCGCGCGCATTCCGCGGGAAGGAAGGAGAGCGCATGAAAACGGAAGCGTGGGTGTTCATGCTCCTGGTGTGGTCGGGGGTGGTCGCCCTCAACATCTTCTGCTACCGGAGGATCCTGAAAAGAAGGAGCGGAACTCCGGGAGGGAATCGATGAACGCGGAGTCCTTTCCCTTCTGGTCGGCCGTTCCTTTCGCGGGGCTTCTGGCGGCGATCGCGTTTCTGCCTCTGGCGGCTCCGCATTGGTGGCACGCGAACCGGAACAAGGCTCTCGTTTCCGCGGGCTTCGCCCTGCCCGCGCTCGTCGTGGCCGCGGTCCGGGAACCGGGCTCGCTCACCCACGCGGCCCTGGAATACACGGCGTTCGTCTGCCTGCTGGGTTCGCTCTACACGATCTCCGGCGGGATCCGGCTGGCGGGGGGCCTCACGGGAACGCCCCTTTCGAACGCCGGGCTTCTCGCCGCGGGCGGCGTCCTGGCCAACCTCGTGGGCACCACCGGCGCGTCGATGCTCCTGATCCGGCCCCTCCTGGAGGCCAACCGGGGACGCCGCTCGCGGGTGCACGTCGTCGTCTTCTTTCTCTTCGTCGTGGCCAACGTCGGCGGATGCCTGACGCCCCTCGGAGACCCGCCGCTCTTTCTCGGATTCCTGAGGGGCGTACCGTTCGCCTGGACCCTGAGGCTCTGGCGGGAATGGCTGTTCGTGGGGGGAACGCTCCTGGCGCTTTTCTTCGCCGTCGATTCGATTCTGTGGCGACGCGAAGGATCGCCCGCCCCGTCGCCGTCGCGGGCCCCGATGCGGCTCTCCGGATCCGTGAACGTCCTGCTCCTTTTCGGGGTCGCCACCGTGGTGCTGGCGAGCGGCCTGGCGGTCTACCCCCGATACGGGGAAACGGCCTCGCTGCTCTTCCAGTCCGCGGCGATGTCGGCCCTGGGAGCGGTCTCCTGGGCGGTCACGCCGCGGGAGCTTCGGCGCGAAAACGGCTTCTCCTGGCATCCTCTGGGGGAGGTGGCGGTGCTCTTCGCGGGGATCTTCGTGGCGATGATTCCCGCGCTGGCGATTTTGCGGGAACGCGGCGCGGCGCTCGGGGTGTCGCGCCCCTGGGAATATTTCTGGGCGACGGGCCTTCTTTCGGCCTTCCTCGACAACGCGCCCACGTATCTTTCGTTCCTCTCCCTGGCTCAGCATCTGCCCGACGAGGTGGTCGGCACGACCCACGCGGCGCTGGAGGCGATCTCCTGCGGCGCGGTTTTCTTCGGAGCCATGACCTACATCGGCAACGGCCCCAATTTCATGGTCAAGGCCGTGGCGGAGCACGACGGCGTGCGGATGCCGTCCTTTTTCGGATACGTGCTCTGGTCGGGAGCGATCCTTCTGCCGCTTTTCGCGGGGGTGACGGTTCTTTTCCTGCGCGGCGCCGGGACGCCGCAATTGAGCTTGACCGGCGGCGTCCGGTTCGGGTAGTCTCCGGGCGGACGCGAAGGACGATTCGCTCCTATGTCGGAAATCCCGCAGGAGATTCCGGGGCCGCCCGCCGCCGGGGAGGCGGAAGCCCGGCCGGCGCCCCCGCCCCTCGAGCCGGAAAAGCTCACCGCCACGCGCCTCCGCGCCGCCCTCAAGGAGGGCCGCCGGGAGGACGTTCTGCGGGCGCTCGAGGCGCTTTCGCCCGTCCGCCGCGCGGAACTCTTCGTGCAGCTCCGGCCCGCGGAGCAGAAGGAGATCCTCGCGGCCGCCCGGTCGGAACTCGGGGCGTCGCTCCTGGCGGAATGCGACAGCGCCCGCCTCAGCCAGACGCTCGAGGAGATCGACCTCGGGACCGTCGAGGCGGCGCTGCGGCTGGTCCCTCCGGACAACCTGGCGGACATCGTCCTTCACCTTTCGCCCGAGACGGCCGCGCGGGTCCTCGAGCGGCTCGATCCCGCGTTGCGCGAGGAGGTCCGCAAACTCCGGGAGTTCGACCCGGAAACCGCCGGGGGTCTCATGACCACACGCTACCAGAGCGTGCCGGACGTGGTCACGGTCGGGCGCGCCCTGGAGCTTCTGCGGCGGTCCCGC
The nucleotide sequence above comes from Planctomycetota bacterium. Encoded proteins:
- a CDS encoding sodium:proton antiporter → MNAESFPFWSAVPFAGLLAAIAFLPLAAPHWWHANRNKALVSAGFALPALVVAAVREPGSLTHAALEYTAFVCLLGSLYTISGGIRLAGGLTGTPLSNAGLLAAGGVLANLVGTTGASMLLIRPLLEANRGRRSRVHVVVFFLFVVANVGGCLTPLGDPPLFLGFLRGVPFAWTLRLWREWLFVGGTLLALFFAVDSILWRREGSPAPSPSRAPMRLSGSVNVLLLFGVATVVLASGLAVYPRYGETASLLFQSAAMSALGAVSWAVTPRELRRENGFSWHPLGEVAVLFAGIFVAMIPALAILRERGAALGVSRPWEYFWATGLLSAFLDNAPTYLSFLSLAQHLPDEVVGTTHAALEAISCGAVFFGAMTYIGNGPNFMVKAVAEHDGVRMPSFFGYVLWSGAILLPLFAGVTVLFLRGAGTPQLSLTGGVRFG